The Actinomycetota bacterium region CGGGCCTGGCAGAAGATGAGGGAACGCTGATGTTGAAGCGGATCCGCTGGCTCCTCCTCGGAGCGATGGCCGGCGTGGGGTTATACGTGTGGGCGCGGGAGAAGGCGAAGCAGATGCCGACGAAGGCGGTCGATGCGGCTGCCGCCCGGGGAGCCGAGGTGGCGCAGTCGGCGACGGCGCGGGGTCGTGAGCTGGGAGCACGGCTGCGGGAGGCCCTGCGCGAGGGGCGGGAGGCGATGCGCGAGCGGGAGGCGGAGTTGCGCGCGGAGCTCGAGCGCTCGAACGGGCAGACGCCCTACCGGGCCGGACCCACCTAGCCACGCCGGTTCGCGGGACCGCGTTTGCCCCCCATGGGTGGAGGGCATGGGAGGGGTTCACCCACGGATGAGGGGAGCCCCATGAGCCACCACGAACACCACGACCCACTTGGACGGGCCCTCGGCTGGTTCAGCGTCGGGCTCGGAGCCGCGCAGCTGGCCATGCCGGACGCGGTGAACAGGATGGTCGGTGTCCGTGCCACGCCGACCGCGAGGCGGGTGATGCGGGCCATGGGCGCCCGCGAGGTGGCCGCCGGGGTGGCCATACTCGCCACGCACCGGACGGTCTTCTTCTGGGGGCGCGTCGCCGGCGACGTCCTCGACCTCGCTCTGCTCACCCTCGGCCGGTCCCCGGGAGCCGGTGCACGCACGGCCGGGGCGGCCGCCGCTGTAGTGGGAGCGACGGTGGCGGACGTGATGCGCAGCGTCTCCGGCGACCCCGCTCCTTCCCACACGCGTGCCGTCGCGACCGTGAACCGGGCTCCCGACGAGGTGCGACGCGCGTGGGATGACCTTCACGCGGGCGTGGGCACACCTGGATCGGTGACCTTCACGGAGGCTCCCGCCGGACAGGGGACCGAGGTCGTGCTGGAGACCTCGGACGGACACGCCCGCGACGAGCTGCGCCGCTTCAAGCAGCTCGTCGAGACCGGACACGTCGTCCGCTCCGATGCCACCCCGGATGCGGGCGGGACCCTCCAGCAGCTCCCGTACCGGGCGGCTCAGCCGGCGGAGGTGTCGTCGTGAGGGCGGCGTGCTGGACGGGGATCAACTCGGTCGAGATCCTGGACGTCCCCGATCCCCGGATCCTCGACCCACGCGACGCCATCGTCCGCGTCACGTCCACCGCGATCTGCGGATCCGACCTTCACCTCTACGACGGCTACATCCCGGCGATGCGCAACGGCGACGTGCTCGGACACGAGTTCATGGGCGAAGTCGTCGAGCTCGGGTCGGCCGTGACCAACCTCAAGGTGGGGGACCGGGTGATCGTCCCGTTCCCCATCGCCTGCGGCGCGTGCAACGCGTGTGAGCGAGAGCTCTACTCCCTGTGCGAGAACTCCAACCCCAACGCCGCGCTAGCCGAGAAGATGTTCGGCTATCCCACGGCCGGGATCTTCGGGTACTCACACCTCACGGGCGGGTTCGCGGGAGGGCAGGCCGAGTACGTCCGGGTGCCGTTCGCCGATATCGGCCCGTTGAAGATCGAGGACGACACGCTCACGGACGAGCAGGTCCTCTTCCTCACCGACATATTCCCCACCGGCTTCATGGGGGCCGAGATGTGCGAGATCTCCGAAGGGGACATCATCGCGGTCTGGGGAGCCGGACCGGTGGGACTCTTCGCCGTCGCGAGCGCCTACCTGCTCGGTGCTCACCGCGTCATCGCGATCGACCGTTTCCCGTACCGGCTGGAGATGGCCCGGGCGAGGGGAGCCGAGGTCCTGAACTACGAGGAGGTAGACGTCTCGGAGGCCCTGAAGGACATGACGGGGGGACGGGGTCCGGACGCGTGCATCGACGCCGTAGGCATGGAAGCGCACCATGGGACGCCGCTCATCAACGCCTACGACCGGGTGAAGCAGGGGCTGCGGCTGCAGACGGAGCGGGGGCACGCCCTGCGCCAGGCGATCACGAGCTGCCGCAACGGGGGGATCGTTTCGGTGGTCGGCGTGTACGGCGGGTTCATGGACAAGTTCCCCACCGGGTCGTTCATGAACAGGTCGCTCACGCTGAAGGCCGGCCAGTGCCACGTGCATCGCTACCTGCGTCCGCTCCTGCAGCGGATCCAGGACCGTGAGATCGATCCGAGCTTCGTGATCACCCATCGGATGACGCTCGACGAGGCGCCGCGCGGCTACGAGATCTTCAAGCACAAGCAGGACGACTGCACGAAGATCGTCCTGACGCCCTAGGACTTCCGGGCCCGGCTCGGGGCGACGCGCGGCGGCTCGTCCGGCTGCTTCGGGTACACCGGGGGCCACGGCGCGTCCATCATCCCGTTCGCTCTGTCGCGCTCGTTCATCTCCAGGAGCGGATCGAGGTCCTGGGGATAGTCGTTCA contains the following coding sequences:
- a CDS encoding zinc-dependent alcohol dehydrogenase, whose amino-acid sequence is MRAACWTGINSVEILDVPDPRILDPRDAIVRVTSTAICGSDLHLYDGYIPAMRNGDVLGHEFMGEVVELGSAVTNLKVGDRVIVPFPIACGACNACERELYSLCENSNPNAALAEKMFGYPTAGIFGYSHLTGGFAGGQAEYVRVPFADIGPLKIEDDTLTDEQVLFLTDIFPTGFMGAEMCEISEGDIIAVWGAGPVGLFAVASAYLLGAHRVIAIDRFPYRLEMARARGAEVLNYEEVDVSEALKDMTGGRGPDACIDAVGMEAHHGTPLINAYDRVKQGLRLQTERGHALRQAITSCRNGGIVSVVGVYGGFMDKFPTGSFMNRSLTLKAGQCHVHRYLRPLLQRIQDREIDPSFVITHRMTLDEAPRGYEIFKHKQDDCTKIVLTP